The following coding sequences are from one Triticum dicoccoides isolate Atlit2015 ecotype Zavitan chromosome 4A, WEW_v2.0, whole genome shotgun sequence window:
- the LOC119289659 gene encoding probable indole-3-pyruvate monooxygenase YUCCA11: protein MENGVVLIVSAGPAGLATAACLSQFSIPYVIIERESCSASLWRNRAYDRLKLHLAKEFCKSYFGMNVLVVGSGNFGMEISYDLVAHGANTSIIIRSPIHVMTKELIRLGMTLARRLPLNLVDNLLVMAANLIFGDLSRYHIRRPKMGPMILKSETGRSAVIDVGTVGLIKKGIIKVQGSISKIMGDIVEFQCSKKISFDAIVFATGYKSTRNRWLKNGENMLNGNGLPIKEYPNHWKGENGLYCAGLGRRGLAGIAADAKNIANDIKSVIGAMSG, encoded by the exons ATGGAGAATGGTGTAGTGTTGATTGTTAGCGCTGGGCCAGCAGGCCTTGCAACAGCAGCATGCCTTAGCCAATTCTCAATTCCCTACGTCATTATCGAGCGTGAAAGTTGTAGTGCGTCTCTTTGGCGCAACCGCGCCTACGATCGCCTCAAGCTACATCTTGCAAAGGAGTTCT GCAAGAGCTACTTTGGCATGAATGTATTGGTCGTTGGATCTGGCAACTTTGGAATGGAAATTTCTTATGACCTTGTGGCCCATGGTGCCAATACTTCAATAATTATACGAAGCCCG ATTCATGTAATGACAAAGGAATTAATCCGGTTGGGGATGACACTTGCTCGCCGTCTTCCACTGAATCTAGTGGATAACCTCCTTGTGATGGCGGCGAATTTAATATTTGGAGACCTATCGAGGTATCACATCAGAAGGCCAAAAATGGGTCCAATGATTCTCAAGTCAGAAACCGGCCGATCCGCTGTTATTGATGTTGGCACTGTTGGGTTAATCAAAAAAGGTATCATCAAA GTACAAGGGAGCATTAGTAAGATCATGGGCGATATAGTTGAATTTCAGTGCAGTAAAAAAATATCATTTGACGCGATTGTGTTTGCAACTGGATACAAAAGCACAAGAAATAGATGGCTCAAG AATGGTGAGAACATGTTAAATGGAAATGGGCTGCCCATCAAGGAATATCCGAATCATTGGAAAGGTGAAAATGGGCTCTACTGTGCTGGGTTAGGAAGGAGAGGATTGGCTGGTATTGCAGCAGATGCCAAGAATATTGCCAATGACATCAAATCAGTGATAGGCGCTATGTCCGGCTAA